In Gossypium arboreum isolate Shixiya-1 chromosome 6, ASM2569848v2, whole genome shotgun sequence, the following are encoded in one genomic region:
- the LOC108470844 gene encoding cyclic phosphodiesterase-like isoform X1 — protein MCHLAQVAILKPQTHIFSIFKNPYSISKSLQVPTNYSLSARSTSMGTPEAVVKKDVYSVWALPHEDVTARVKKLMEGLRSEFSGPQFEPHVTVVGAISLTADDALAKFWSACDGRKAYNATVDRVATGTFFYQCVFLLLHPTPEVAETSAHCSSHFGYKSSTPYMPHLSLLYADLTEEEKKKAQEKANMLDESISSLSFQISRLALYKTDTEDKTLKSWEKVAECNLSPN, from the exons ATGTGCCACCTAGCCCAAGTTGCCATTTTAAAACCCCAAACCCATATTTTCTCCATCTTCAAAAACCCATATTCAATCTCCAAAAGCCTTCAAGTTCCAACCAATTACTCTCTCTCCGCTCGCTCCACTTCCATGGGAACCCCCGAAGCCGTAGTCAAGAAAGATGTGTATTCGGTGTGGGCACTGCCCCACGAAGACGTTACTGCTAGGGTCAAGAAGTTGATGGAAGGTTTAAGATCCGAGTTCAGCGGGCCACAGTTCGAGCCCCACGTCACGGTTGTTGGGGCCATCAGCTTAACCGCTGATGATGCCTTGGCCAAGTTCTGGTCCGCTTGTGATGGCCGCAAGGCTTATAATGCCACTGTCGATCGTGTGGCTACCGGGACTTTCTTTTATCAGTGCGTCTTTTTGTTGCTTCATCCCACTCCTGAG GTGGCGGAAACTAGTGCTCATTGTAGTAGCCATTTTGGTTACAAGAGCTCAACAC CATACATGCCACACTTAAGCCTCCTTTATGCTGACCTCacagaagaagagaagaagaaagcTCAAGAAAAAGCTAATATGCTGGATGAAAGCATCAGTAGCCTGAGCTTCCAGATAAGTCGCCTTGCATTGTACAAAACAGATACTGAGGACAAAACTCTCAAATCCTGGGAAAAGGTTGCTGAATGCAACCTTAGTCCCAACTAG
- the LOC108470844 gene encoding cyclic phosphodiesterase-like isoform X2 gives MCHLAQVAILKPQTHIFSIFKNPYSISKSLQVPTNYSLSARSTSMGTPEAVVKKDVYSVWALPHEDVTARVKKLMEGLRSEFSGPQFEPHVTVVGAISLTADDALAKFWSACDGRKAYNATVDRVATGTFFYQCVFLLLHPTPEVAETSAHCSSHFGYKSSTQEEKKKAQEKANMLDESISSLSFQISRLALYKTDTEDKTLKSWEKVAECNLSPN, from the exons ATGTGCCACCTAGCCCAAGTTGCCATTTTAAAACCCCAAACCCATATTTTCTCCATCTTCAAAAACCCATATTCAATCTCCAAAAGCCTTCAAGTTCCAACCAATTACTCTCTCTCCGCTCGCTCCACTTCCATGGGAACCCCCGAAGCCGTAGTCAAGAAAGATGTGTATTCGGTGTGGGCACTGCCCCACGAAGACGTTACTGCTAGGGTCAAGAAGTTGATGGAAGGTTTAAGATCCGAGTTCAGCGGGCCACAGTTCGAGCCCCACGTCACGGTTGTTGGGGCCATCAGCTTAACCGCTGATGATGCCTTGGCCAAGTTCTGGTCCGCTTGTGATGGCCGCAAGGCTTATAATGCCACTGTCGATCGTGTGGCTACCGGGACTTTCTTTTATCAGTGCGTCTTTTTGTTGCTTCATCCCACTCCTGAG GTGGCGGAAACTAGTGCTCATTGTAGTAGCCATTTTGGTTACAAGAGCTCAACAC aagaagagaagaagaaagcTCAAGAAAAAGCTAATATGCTGGATGAAAGCATCAGTAGCCTGAGCTTCCAGATAAGTCGCCTTGCATTGTACAAAACAGATACTGAGGACAAAACTCTCAAATCCTGGGAAAAGGTTGCTGAATGCAACCTTAGTCCCAACTAG